The DNA region GACTATCATGGTTCAAAGGAAGTTCCTACTGGCACCTGTTATGCTATACTAAAGGCAGCAGGTTTAAAGAAATACTAAGGAGAAAAACAATGATTAGATTGGAATACACCTTAATAATTGAAGCTACCGAGGATCCTGAATATTTTGGATTTTACTCTCCTGACTTGGAGGGTTTTTCTGGTATAGGCAATTCTGTTGAAGATTGTATTTACAAGGCAAGAGAGGGGATGAT from bacterium includes:
- a CDS encoding type II toxin-antitoxin system HicB family antitoxin produces the protein MIRLEYTLIIEATEDPEYFGFYSPDLEGFSGIGNSVEDCIYKAREGMMEHINLLKEQGLPIPPKNPNPKIIVQNEEKLVAV